From Dethiobacter alkaliphilus AHT 1, one genomic window encodes:
- a CDS encoding glycoside hydrolase family protein, with amino-acid sequence MSVKKVSSVFLFVIIVAIAFGQPASASSDLATNLHVSDKGHLERPNSIVRYVSMLGEGTEENPFLLWYEDQSVAGGTVKFAQSSSGQDNFDDGLPIIVEGRHNYQQNIRRPAVFIKPDGEFAMYFLENGGLSYTYSDDGKNWNNPVRVEGLPDSVKGVVDTLVVDNQVWLYWIDEASDNAVKRSLSKGDGFTEFNGTANVVLNKHSYRPTGQVIPYYDGYYLFFLADQEDDKTPAYAGLAYSEDGIDNWTVVRGADNPILENSSDIRYNLNDLTVGNGSHVFKMFYTAHFKSDGMMSMFSETDSLVGYSVGKPETVHVNKEFSDPRHGYVNTVAEALDIISANQNSKVLIYPGTYSEKNLVVDNPITVAAKESDVPLPVLDFSGGSFAFHIKHDRAHLVIADLIFFGNGGTALKIEGDRKAVKNVTVQGITVSNPGGSAVTILDDVSNIRINQSQFLEYGDFALHSNASQTIDATNNWWGTQTPGDVIEGDVDYSPWAANSSLDTWITMPPAYESYGMNTNLLWMMVISCCAGGWFVSRKE; translated from the coding sequence TTGTCAGTTAAAAAAGTAAGTTCTGTATTTTTATTTGTGATAATTGTCGCAATCGCATTTGGACAACCGGCCAGTGCATCGTCAGATTTGGCCACAAACCTCCATGTGAGTGATAAGGGTCACTTGGAAAGGCCCAATAGCATTGTCCGTTATGTCTCCATGTTGGGTGAAGGAACAGAAGAAAATCCGTTTTTATTATGGTATGAGGATCAGTCCGTTGCAGGTGGGACGGTTAAATTTGCGCAATCATCATCAGGACAGGATAACTTTGATGATGGATTACCAATTATAGTAGAAGGAAGGCACAATTACCAACAAAACATTCGCAGACCTGCTGTGTTTATAAAGCCGGATGGGGAGTTTGCGATGTACTTTTTGGAAAACGGAGGGCTAAGTTACACTTATAGCGATGACGGAAAGAACTGGAATAACCCGGTAAGGGTTGAGGGTCTTCCTGATTCGGTAAAGGGCGTTGTAGATACACTGGTGGTGGATAATCAGGTATGGCTTTATTGGATCGACGAGGCAAGCGATAATGCCGTTAAGCGCTCTCTTTCCAAGGGAGATGGCTTTACAGAGTTTAACGGGACAGCTAATGTAGTGCTAAACAAGCATTCTTACCGGCCTACTGGGCAGGTCATACCATATTACGACGGTTATTATCTTTTCTTTTTGGCGGATCAGGAAGATGACAAGACGCCTGCTTACGCCGGTCTGGCGTATTCTGAAGATGGTATCGATAACTGGACAGTGGTCCGTGGTGCAGATAATCCTATTTTAGAAAATAGTAGTGACATTCGGTACAATTTAAATGACCTTACTGTAGGAAATGGATCACACGTATTTAAAATGTTTTATACGGCTCATTTTAAAAGTGACGGCATGATGTCAATGTTTTCTGAAACAGACAGCCTGGTAGGATATTCTGTGGGCAAACCGGAGACTGTTCACGTGAACAAAGAATTTTCAGATCCCAGACACGGGTACGTAAATACCGTAGCCGAGGCATTGGATATTATATCTGCCAATCAAAACTCGAAAGTTCTAATCTATCCGGGTACTTACTCTGAAAAGAACCTGGTTGTGGATAACCCTATTACAGTGGCGGCTAAGGAAAGTGATGTGCCATTGCCTGTGTTGGATTTTAGTGGTGGCAGTTTTGCTTTTCATATCAAACATGATCGGGCTCATCTGGTTATAGCGGATTTAATTTTTTTTGGGAATGGTGGAACGGCTTTAAAAATTGAGGGGGATAGGAAGGCTGTAAAGAATGTTACCGTACAGGGTATTACAGTAAGTAATCCCGGAGGGTCAGCAGTAACAATTTTGGATGACGTTAGCAATATTAGGATTAACCAGAGTCAATTTTTAGAATATGGCGACTTTGCTCTGCATAGCAATGCATCACAAACCATTGATGCAACAAATAACTGGTGGGGAACACAGACTCCCGGCGATGTAATTGAGGGAGATGTGGACTACAGCCCCTGGGCAGCCAATTCCTCCTTGGATACCTGGATTACGATGCCGCCTGCTTACGAAAGTTATGGCATGAATACTAATTTATTGTGGATGATGGTAATTAGCTGTTGTGCCGGGGGATGGTTTGTATCAAGAAAAGAATAG